Sequence from the Anas acuta chromosome 24, bAnaAcu1.1, whole genome shotgun sequence genome:
gcaaaaaatctgcagaaaatgcTAATTTTATTAAACTGGAATTTTTTGAACTCATAATTAGCTCTGTTTATGAATAAAGCAGATAAAATGGTAGTAGCTCCCCCATCCCTTTACATTTCCTCACAGAAAAGAATGCATTATGCTGCTTGTCCGGGTATGGGTTGAACTAGCCAGTAATGAACTCATGCTCTAGCTAAattaatttcatagaatcatagaacatcctgagtcggaagggacccataaggatcatcaagtccaattcctggcactgcacaggtctacccaaaagtttagaccatgtgactaagtgcacagtccaattgctttttaaattcacgcaggctcggtgcagtgactgcttcactgaggagcctgttccagtgtgcaaccaccctctcagtgaagaacctcttcctgatgtccagcctaaacttcccctgcctcagcttaacaccattcctgcaggtcctatcactggtgtttatggagaataggtcacctgcctctgcaCTCCCCGttgcgaggaagttgtaggCCATGATGAGgttccccctcagcctcctcttctccaggctgaacaggcccagtgccttcagctgctcctcatccgtcttcccctctaggcccttcaccaccttcgtcgccctcctctggacactctccaacagtttaacgtcctttttgtactggggtgcccagaactgcacacagtgctcaaggtgaggccgcaccagcacagagtagagcaggacaatccctaGCACGGACTAGTGATGCTGTGCtcgatgcaccccaggatacagttggccctcctggctgccagggcacactgctggctcatattcaacttgctgtcaaccacaacccccagatccctctctgcagggctgctctccagtgtctcatcgcccagtctgtatgtatagccagggttgccccgtcccaggtgcaggacccggcactaTTGCTATTATACCTGGCACTATTTTCTATTGTacaattcatttaaaatgatgaGATCCTTTAGACAGCTGAAATGGCCTTTATCAGCAGGCACCAATTCAGCACTTTTCCTGGAAAGAGTTCTGCCCTCTGCATGCTCTTCTGGGATCTCTAAGAAGAACGCAGCAGTCTCTGAGTCTGTTCCCAAGCTAATGTTTTAGGGAGGTCCACTCTGCATTCATTAAGCAGTAGTTTATTTTCTACTAAAAGGAAGagtttctgaaactgtttttaGCAATGATACATAGCTACAGCAGACCGCATGGGAAGATGCTATTTCAGGTAGATCTGCAAGTCTCCTTTCACAAGCTATTTGGCTGCTGACTTGGCCTATCATCATGCAGGGATCTTCATAACTGGACTGCAACTTTGATGTAATTATTAATACTGTACTATGGCTACCTCTTTCTTGGCCGATATTTCTATGTGATAACATCTTTTGGCAAAAAGGGACTAATGTGTTTGCTATAAGACTGCAGTGCTGTATAGCAGCTAATTCATCACAATGgttgaaatattatttacttttctcaACATCCAAATTTTCTACTTGGAGTTTCTCAGGTTTTTGAAATGGAGTTAATATCTTTACTTTTAAACAACATTATAGTCTGCTTCCTTTGATTATGCTCTTATACTGTGAACCAAACACTTGGCTGGCCATCATGGGCACATGGTATGAGTTCAAAATGAGTTCAAGCAACAAGGACATCCTAACATGCCCCAAACTTCATGCTGAAAGCATCAAGTAATAAAACCAGGCATTACTATTACTTCTCATGACCTGTGAAGACAGACTGTGTAGccacatgaaaaacatttacaacATACTTAACAAAAAACTCAAAACAGATGGTTACAACACCTCTGGATTCTGAGGAGGCAAGAGTGAACATGCAAAGACACGAAGGCACCACAAAAAGACCAAGATAGAATCAGATTTAGGATTAAATGAGCTAAAGTAATAGGGTTCCTCCATAGACTCCTATCTGAAAGAACATTCTTTTTAAGACCAAAACATAAAACTCATCTCCTTCAACACAAGCAGCACAAAAAATGGCACTGAAGAAGATTGTGAAACATTTCACATGCTGCAAATAAGGTAAGTCTACCCTGAAACAAACACCAATTTAGCTAACTCAGCACatgtttatttccattaaaGCATAACTTACTTTTTAAAACCTGCTTTTAACTTCATGAAGATAAGCTCAAATAATTCTGGACATAGTCTTATATACAGGTTTCACTTATGATTAGTCTACATAAACTGCTCCATCTGAACCCTAAGAACCATAGAAGACCCTCTCGTGTAGatattattacagaaaatatttgcaccAGTATAAGTAATTGATGCACAGGTTGCTTTGTAAAAGTGATATAAATACACACAAGTTGTAAACAGCATCACTCCATTTATTTCACTGAACTATGATTGCTTTCCTAAACAGGAATAAATCCAGTCTGAAGAATAACTAACAACACCTACAAGGAGCTTTGCTTACATACTAACCTGCAGCTTTTTGCCCAATAACTCACTATCTTGATGCTCACgtgaataaaaacatttctatgaACTGAGGATAAAAGTATTTATAACCAACAAAGTCTCAGTGACTCTCAGTTCAGGGACAGGGTTAAACAAGGACACACCTTGAAAGCAAGAACAGTATCTTTCTGTTAATTCCCCATGTACAACCTCCTTGCTACTAATGGTTTGTGATTGCTGGCAATGCCATGAGGAAGGATTGTGACTTTGTGGTGAGGGTAAGAAGACATGTGGAACACAGGgggattttcttctttaaaggcATAACCTACAGCTGGAATGGGACTTGGGTTTGCAGCAACCCTAATAAAGCAATTCAAAGTGATCTTTCTACAGATGCATGTTCTCAGACCCCCAGTCCAGTATTTCAGTATTATTATTGCTACTCCTTTCCTGAACAGCTTAAGGTCACTGAGAAGGCAGCATAAAGAGAGTGAATGGGattaaaagggggggggggagggtggttcacaacaacaaaaaggcgCCCGCAAGCAGAGCCAACATCTCACCCACTGCTCctcttcaagaagaaaatccCACATTCCTCAGAAACTCCCGTTCCCTTTCAGAGCACTGTAGGGCcaaagaggagagaggaaagggaaggcaGACTCAAGCTTAAAAGCACACCTCAAGAGCAACAACGCACCAGCCCACAGCCCCAGGACCCGCGTGGGACAGCACCGTGCCCAGCCGGCACCGGAgcgcagggctggggaggcCGCTCCCTGCTACGGGGGCAGCGGCTTCACCAGCGGGCACCGGGCACGGCCCGAGGCCTCCTCAGAGCGCTGGGCAACGGGATAACGCGCGGCGGAGGTCGGGACGCAGCGCTACCGCCGGGGATCGGTCCCGGCCCGCTGCGGCGCTGCGCGGGGGAGGCCTCGCGGGCCTCCGGCTCAGCAGGGCCCGGCCGGCACCCTCAGCCCCCCAGCGGCCGCCCCCGCAGCAGGCCCCAGGCGCGCCCCCAGCGAGCGGCGCCCCGCCGGGGACGCGCAGGCCGCCACCATGCGCCGGGCTCCCCCGGGCCCGCGAGCCCGCCCCGAAAGCCCCGAGAGACGCGTGAGGGGCGCTTGGGAAGCCGCAGGGCGCCGAGCAGACCCCTCCGCAGCCCCCCCGACGCACGGCGGAGGCTGCCGCCCCCGAGCCCCGCTCACCGCGTCCCCGCCGAGGCCGCTCCCTCCCCTCCGCCGCCTGCAGGGCGGGGCTCGGCCGCCCACGGGTGCCCGCCGCCGGTGCacgcggggcggggcggggcggggcccggccgAGGTCGGAGGCGGTCGccgaggggaggagggggaaagcGGGCACGGGAGCTGTCCCCGGCCCGGGGACACGGAAGCCTCCTCCGACCTCCTCCCGGCCGGCCTCCCCGGAACCGTGCTGCGGGTCGGGAGCGGGGACACGGGGGAGCCCACAGGGACGCGGGGAGCCGGGGGACTCTGTTGCTGCCAACGGCGCTGTTCGGTGCCGGTAACgggccggcccggcccggcccggccaaGGGACAGCGGCGGGAGCCGAACTTTCTCCCGGGGCGGAGCGGGAGCCCCCGGGTGTGGCGGGGACATGGTccggggggggcgggaggggaaCACGGGCCTGGGCGCTGCCCCCGCCGCTCTCCTGCCTCCCGGCGCCCCGGCTCGTTTCGATTTCGTTTCCCGGAAAGATCGCGCCGAAGCCGCAGCGGCCGCAGGAGCGCGACCCGCGCGCGCCGGGCACCGGGGCGGCGCCGAGCTCCGGGGGGTGtcggggccggggcagcgccaAGCCGCGGGGGCACTGGGGCAGCGCCCAGCACCGCCGCGGGGAGCGGCGAGCCGGCGGCAGCGGGGATGCAGGTAAGAGCCCGCAGCCCTCGCTCCCTCCGGGCTCGCCGCTGGGGCTGAGGGGCACCTGAAGGCCCGGCGGGGAgacaccacccccccccccccccccccccccctccgcccttTCCCTCACCGGGCAGAGACAGGAGCAGCGGGGCCACTCGGTCACTGCCGGCCGGCACCGATCCgggtgctgctcctgcacacCTGTGCCTGCTTTGCACCGCTCTTCTCCTGGGCTCCTGCTCTGTAACCTCTAAGAACGATATTTCCTCTCGAAGCACACAAATACCATCTCAGAAATATGCTTGAAAACAGCTAAGCAGGAAACAAATACCATCAAACCAACAATATTAAAGAATCGGTGCAAAGTAATAAAATACAAGAACGTGCCTCTTTTGCCCTAGAAATCTTTAGAAGCAAGATAAGTATCAagcacctgatttttttttttttttccagtaaatttCGTTGTAGTGGAATGATGTCAATGGGAGAAAACTAAAATACCTCTTTCAGGCAGCTCTGGACAAAATGCACGGctaatttctttcacttttatttttcttgtagctTATTGCTTATAATGAATCCGAAATGGTTTGCATTGCTATAAAGTGTCTTCAGAATCTTCACTGGTTTTTCTCTGGTGTCCTCATACAATATCATACAACTTCTTGCTTTGCTAAGACCAACAGCTCAGACACAACAGCTAGCAGCAATTTATTTCACCACTATCAGAAAAATTGTTGATGCTTGTCCTGGTGAGGAAAACACCATCATCCTCTGAGATCAAGTTTTGGAGTGATTCAGCTCTTCTTCATGTTTCTCATAAAAAGACTGAGCAGTTAACATAGTTCCTCATAGTCATCTGTTGACAATGCCAAAATACAAAGCACTCTGTCAGTAGAAATAACCTGGGGAATCTCCAGGCACCTTGATGTGACCCAAGCACTGTTGCCCTGGGGGTGACAGCATGCTCGGCTCCTGTCCCCCATGCTCCTGTTTTGGGGTCACCAGCTTCGCAGTTAAGATGTGCCCAAGCACCACTGCCTACTTTCAGTACGCACTGGGATTTTCTCCACCCCTGGGAGTCTGGGGCTCAGCTCCTTTACAAAGCGGTTGCTTTATGCACCTCTGAAAATCTGCCTGAGGGTGTACGGAAGCGCCCAGAGTAGGCaactgcttcagaaaataacatttgcatgcaaaatttttaattttccagagaATGATGCTGAGCAATTTCTGGGATTCGTGTTAATAGACTTTTGAGGGGAAACATTATCTGCGTGGCTGCCAGTAATATTTCAAGATGCAGACAGAGCTGAAAGCAGGACTGAAGTTTCCCGTATGGAAGTGTGAGGGCAGTATGGGGGCAAtgccacctccccagccccgcagaggagctggggctgcctttCCCTCCAGTGCTGACTATTTCCGAGGGCTCCGGGAGCATCTCAGCTCTCAGAGAGGCTGGGGGCCTCCCTGATGAACAACTGAGAGGGCTGGAACTTGACAGCAGGAGAGCAAGATGAATGGTTGTCTCCCAGTGAGGTGGCTGTTTCCGCTGATATCCACATGAcaactagggaaaaaaataagagatctGTTCACAAGGcattttcaagacaaaaacCTAAGCTTAATTTTTGCAACTCTAAAGAACTGAAGTACTGTCCTAAAACTGCAGGCATCTGGTGAGCATCAGAGGAATGTCTGCCAGTCTTGGCTTCATCTTCTGCTTCCCTGCAGCCACGGGACAGAGGTGGCTGGGAGCCCACACTTGCAGCCTGGATGACGACAGGTCtctctgctaaaaaaaaagcaaggaaggggagaaagaggaagggggtCTCTGGCTTCTAACACTGTCCTGGGCAACGAGAGATTCATTCTGGGGCTGGTAGAGGAGCTGCAGATAGTGCATCACAGTACTAtgggaaaacagaaactgtCTGAGCAGTGTTTGCCATGGTGGAGgtctttccaaagcaaaagcaggacAGCTGGGAATTTCCACCCACTGATGTGTTTAATCTCTTTTCCCCAGGGTAAGGTTACAGTTGGTTCTTCCAGCTCGGTTGTTACAGCTTCATTACCACCCCAGTACCACCCCAGACACACAGCAATCAGTGAAGGGGAAATCTTCAGGCTACCAGGCAGGCTGAGTGAGTAGCTGTTGGGCAAGTCAACCCTGCTTAAAAGGGAGCTCCCGCAGGGTGGGACATGGTGGGCACAGCTGTGGCATCCCACTGTCTATATCCCTGCTGTCTAGGCTGGGATATAAAATGGGCCAATCCTCCAGGTTCATTTCCTTGGGGATATTTTGGTCCATGTTAGAGGGGTAGTTTGGTGATGGAGAAGATTTGTGTTCCACACTGCCCTTCACCAGTTTTGAGGATGGGACTGCCCCTTGTTTCAGGAATCCAGCCCTCACTGTGGAGCAAGGACGATGTCATCCACTGGCTCAGATGGGCGGAGAAAGAGTATTCCCTTCGACAAACCGAAGAAAGCAAGTTTGAAATGAATGGCAAAGCACTGTGTATCCTTACCAAAGATGACTTCAGATACCGAGCTCCTAGCTCAGGTTAGATGAAGAAGGGTGTGAATGAGGACTGAGAACAGCACAGGCTGAGGTGGGCTGAATGGttgctggcagagctggtgtTAGCTCTGTGTGgccagctgggtgctggagacagagaaaaaacTCTTTCCTTTAACTAGATAGACTGCAAATTCTTTGGGATGGGGAATAACATCTTACTCTGCAAGTACTGCAGAAATATAAGCAACAATATTACATGAGAGAGTCCCTACTATAAAACAAGATCATCTGAGCTCACATTCCTTCCCTGCAGGTGATGTGTTATATGAATTACTCCAGTACATTAAGACTCAAAGAAGAGCTCTGGTGTGCAGCCCTTTGCTGAACTCACCTTTCCAAGAGGCCAGGACCACAGAGGAAGGTATGATGGAGAATGGTGGCTATGAAGCAATGCCTTCCCTCAGCTACCAGGAACGTTTTGGGTGTCACGTCAGCACACACTTGGGGTTTGAAGCTCAGCCAGCTGAACCCATCTCACAGTACCTAAGCAAGGCAAGTAGGACATAAATGATGATAGCAGCTAGCTCCAACAAAATCCAGGTCATCAAGAAAATTCACAGTGAACAAGCAGGTCTGAGATCAATTTAAAGGTAAGAATCATTTTTGGTGGTCCCTAGGTGAGTCTGTGGTGACCACATAGGGCCATGGCCAGGGTAGGGAGTCTATCAGCAGGTTAGGGTCTGGTTTGGTGGGGTCAGTAGCCGGGTAGGGTCAGTTTCAAAGAGAGCCATATGCTTGTGTTCCAGCATATTcctttattttagcttttctttacCTTTAAGGAATGTACGTCCTGCCTTCATTGCACCTGGCACCTCCTCTAATCTCTCTGAACCTCTGGACCTCCTCTAATCTCTCTGGAGCTCATTCTGCTATTGCTTCTGCCTTGGAAGAGCATTGGACTTTCATTAGCGCCTGCCTTATCCAGCTGGGCTGGTGTCTGGGCTGACAACTGACCCAGGTCATCCCCAGGCTTGCCCTCTCTGACTGTTTCAGGGCTTTGAAAGACTTTCTGGGACCCACCATAACGTAGCATGGGTTTTTCTCTTGAAGGGGTGGACTGTGGTGTGGAGGCTGCCCCGGTTGCTCTTTCATCCTGCCTGGGTCACACAGAGCTGTCCTCATCCCGCAGCTGGGAGGAGCCCCTGAACCTCTCCCATCACAACCCggagggcagctgcagggcagaTTCCGTCTGCTCATTTCCTACAGCCCTGTCAGCACCAGTGGATGGGAAAATTGCAGGTGAATATGATTTTTTTGCCTCATTCCTTGGGAAAATGAGACTGTGCTTCATCCCATCTGCCCATCTGTCTTCCTTCTATTTATTCCACGTGTCAGTGtgtgaatcatagaatcatacaaacatgaggttggaaaggacctacaaggtcatctagtccaactgtccTATCACCAATACTGCCCACTAGGCTATTAAATCATATCTCATAGCACCTTGTCCAGGTGCTTCTTGAACACCACGAGGGATGGTGAATCCACCAACTCCCTAGGCAGGCCATGCCAGAGCCTGAccactctttgagagaaaaagtttttccttatagctaatctaaatctccccaggCACAACTTGTGTCCGTTTCCTTgagtcctatcattagttatctgagagaagaggccaaccccctcTTCATTACAACATcccttcaggaagttgtagagtggaatgaggtctcccctgggcctcctcttctccagactaaacaaccccagttccctcagctgctcctcataagacttgttctccagacccctcaccagcttcgttgcccttctctggacacactcaagcacctcgatgtccttcctgtagtgtGGGGTCCGAAACTGAGCACAGTACTagaggtgcggcctcaccaaaGCTGAGTACAGTGTGCATCTCTCAGTACCTCAGTAcctgaaaagcaataaaagtgCTGTACATGAGCTCTGGGCTCTTCTTGTATTTACTATCATTGCTAACACATTTACTGTATACATAATTTACTATTATTGCTAACATCCTGTTGCTGACCGACCTCCACTGGAGCACAAGTGCCTTAGTGTGAGCTTTGTGACTGTTTCTTGTGTGCCACCTCTCAGATTGCAGGTTACTGTGGGATTATGTATACCAGCTCCTCTCTGATAGTCGATATATGCCCTACATCAGGTGGGAAGACAAGGAAGCCAAGGTCTTCCGCATCGTTAACCCAAATGGACTTGCCCAGCTCTGGGGGAACCACAAGGTAAATGCAGTTGAGAAGAAACTTGTCATTTCTGGGATTTCTTGTCACGTTCCTGACCTGGTCTTCACAGCCAATGGCATAGGGACTGAGGAGGACGAGACAGAAAGCAGGCACAGGGCTACAGAGGGACACCAACCTCCTGGTCATTAAAGGGGGAGATGTTATCATCCCCTGAAAAGCAAACCATGGTAGATGCCGAGCTAGAAGCAAGCTTGGGTTAGAGACCCATGCTAATGCTTGCAATGCCCAAGAAACCACCTTGAATATCCTACACTTGTTCCTCCTGCAAACAGACTCAAGGCAGATGTTGGTGCTTGCTTTTACTCAACCTCCTCAattctttctccttccagaaCAGGATGAACATGACGTATGAAAAGATGTCACGGGCACTCAGACATTACTACAAACTTAACATCATCAAAAAGGAGCCGGGGCAGAAGCTGCTCTTCAGGTGAGAAAACAGACCAGAGAAATAGTGTAGATGGGGCATAGGAAGGTGCAGTGCTCCAGATGTTGCCAGCTGCTTCATCTCTCTGGATTCTTGATGGTCCAGAGCTGAGCTGAAGTTGAAGAATCTTTGCTGTATGTTTGGGGAAACGCATGGGAATGTGGGCTGTCCTCTGGGTTTATGGTGCTGGAGGGGAAATTGGGGCTATTCCTAGCTGGTCTCATGCTGCTGTGCATACAGGCATCCAACAGCAGCTGTGTGCATCTGTCTGAAAGCAGGAACTGGCCTTCATGTTGAGATAAAAAGCTTGGgctggttttgattttgtaaaACCTCAGTGGttgctttttgatttctttctttatatcCTCCCCTGCAAATGCAACACCCTGGCAGGTTTGCATCTAGGCTGTGTCCTGTACAAGTGGGGAGCTGGGATGCTTGTGATCCAGATCCCATCTGATCTGCTCCCTGTGGGCTAGCGATCTGCCCAGGGATGAGCTCCATCTGCTGTCCTCAGTGGGGTCCGGTTGGTGCTGGTGGAAATGTCCCTGAGCACATCTGAGCTGGACATGTCCCTCCCATTCTCCATTGACATCAGGTCTGAAGTTTACCTCTGAATAGAAGAGGTGGAAATAAGTCAGGAGTCTCCCGTTTTCAGTGCTGGCTGCTTCTCTGGGACTATCCTGAACTTAAAATGCCAGTGCTGGGCTGATgtgtgctgtgctttgcctcTGTGGGCTCCATGCATCCTGAAGGCAAAGCAAGAGCTGTCTTGGGGATGTCAGACACCCTTCAGTAaactgcagagctcagctggtGAGGGCAAGGACTCCAGCATTTACAGCCTGGTTTGGacatgcatttaaaacaattaaaatggaTTTCAGATTTCTGAAGACTCCTGGGGAGATTGTCCATGAGAAATCCAGCAaactggagcagctggagaATGAGGACCATGAGGATCTCAAAGAAGACCCACTGGAGGTTTCATCATAGGAAGTCTTTGAAGGTTGCATTTGCAGTGCTTTGCAGAGGGACTTGTTCTCTGCTGGGGAGAACCAGCATCTCCTGCTCTCCTGGACAGAAGGCCACAGAGGTGGTCCTGAATTTCAAAACCTGCCCTAAGCCATAGCTATGACATCTCTGGAGCTTCACCAGCAAAACACACCCAAAAACTATCCCCAAGCCCAGAAAGCACAGGTGAATGTGTGTGCTGGTCTTCTGCtcactgcttcttcctcctctggcAGGGACAATGATATTTTTGATAAATCTTGATGCTTGTCTTTAAGGTCCAAATGTGCTGCTAAAGACTGCTCGGTTATTGCAGCGAGATCTGTTGAGCAGAGAGCACCGGAGCATGTGCTCTGGGTTGAACACCTGCCAAAGCAAGTGGTGACCCTGAGTGTGGACGTGCTGCTCTGAATCTGAGATGTTCCCTTGATTTGAGATCAGACTTACCTTGCAGATATGCCGTACATTGTAATCTGCCTCCTGTAGAGCCACTTCTGTGGTTAAGGATGTGAATGAGCTGAAGTATCTGCCTGGATCAGGCCTGGTTGGAACTTCAGGCTGTGCACTGTGTCTTGTTTTGACTCCCTTTAACTCTTTCCCTCCATTTAATAATGCTTTTTGTAAGTAGCTGACTAAATAATGTGACAAGAAACAGGCCAGTAATGTACACAATCACATTTATTGTCAGACATGTTATTTACTTTGAGAATGAAACAGGAATACCTGCAACCCCAGGTATTGTTGCTGAGTGCTGGAAGGAGCAATgtgcatgcatttttaaatctgaaattatCCAGTGATAGTTTCAGATTGCTTTCAGTTGAGGAGATACAATCCTGTGACTCTGCGTGGCTGAAAATACTACATCTTTCTGGTTGAAGTTCTGAAACTGAGAAATGCAGGCCTTCCTCATTTACCCAGAAAACCAGCTCTCTGAGCAGACTGCAAGTAACTGACTCCTGTGGACACCTGGGTTTGTCCCTGAGCTTGGCAGCCCCCAACACGGGGTGCAGCAGCTCTTGGGTGAACACTGCACCAACACATGGTATTTTATAGCTGTGTGGACAAGCACAGAGACACATTGTGAAGTATCAGCCACAGAACACAATGCTAGGAAAATGCTAGGAGTTCCTTCCAACACCTGTCTTGCACCAGTGCAGAAATAATCCTGCTGTCTTGCATCATTCCTCTGGCTGTGAAGTCTAGGCTGCTGTCTCGGGGCTGCATTGGTACCATTTTGGGGACAGGAGTGCTTGTCAGTGGGTCTGGGAACTAACAGCTTTGTGACTGAGTTTTCCACCAAAGGTATTTGTTGCCATCCTGAAACCACAGCCCTTTTTGCTGTAAACTGGTGGTATTTCTCCGAAGTATCTCCATTAACTGAAACCTGAAGATGCTGTTGGGCTGCATCCAGCAGGAGATAGTGGTGGGACATGCAGTGGCTGGTTGGCAAAacatccctgctccagcacaacACATCTCCAGATACACTGCCTGCAAAGTTTCACTTCCAGAAAATTCAGCAGCTTGTCAGCAAAACACAAGTGAAACAATGGCAGAGAAGGAAATGAGAAGCTCTGTTGGGGTAAAGGAGTGTTAGCCTCACTGCCTTTGTGAGATGCTAGCTAGGAAGGGATGCCAAAACCTCTGCTAGGAGCAAGGGCTGGAGGTCATATGGCACCAGccaagctgctgcctggggatgCACCACTCCAGGGAGGTGTAGTGAAGCACCCCAAGCTCACACATCCTTGCACAGAGGCTGTATTTTGTCTCAGTGAAGGCTAAAACCAGGTCTTGGGGTAAAATCCAGCAGAGAGTCAGTGTAAGGCCTGCCCACCTATGAGGGACAGCTTTTGTAGGAGAGCAGACTTCGTTCCCTGGAAACTGTCCCATCCTAGCCATGTGTCACTCCTGGGTgcatttttcctgatttttctccTAGCATGACATCCCACCCACTTTCTTGCTATGAAAACAGACCTGATGACTCCCAAGCAGCCCACTGCTTCTCAAGTTTGTGTGGGTGGCTTTGTTGGAACTGGTGGTGACCCCAGTGCTTGTTCTGTGCTCACAGGGAGCATGCATGTTGC
This genomic interval carries:
- the ETV7 gene encoding LOW QUALITY PROTEIN: transcription factor ETV7 (The sequence of the model RefSeq protein was modified relative to this genomic sequence to represent the inferred CDS: deleted 1 base in 1 codon) — protein: MVRGGREGNTGLGAAPAALLPPGAPLVSISFPGKIAPKPQRPQERDPRAPGTGAAPSSGGCRGRGSAKPRGHWGSAQHRRGERRAGGSGDAGIQPSLWSKDDVIHWLRWAEKEYSLRQTEESKFEMNGKALCILTKDDFRYRAPSSGDVLYELLQYIKTQRRALVCSPLLNSPFQEARTTEEGVDCGVEAAPVALSSCLGHTELSSSRSWEEPLNLSHHNPEGSCRADSVCSFPTALSAPVDGKIADCRLLWDYVYQLLSDSRYMPYIRWEDKEAKVFRIVNPNGLAQLWGNHKNRMNMTYEKMSRALRHYYKLNIIKKEPGQKLLFRFLKTPGEIVHEKSSKLEQLENEDHEDLKEDPLEVSS